The proteins below come from a single Candidozyma auris chromosome 3, complete sequence genomic window:
- the FGR15 gene encoding Fgr15p, translating to MSEVLRSSADIPSYESSFTYPTSEDPLTVSSAVTSIADGSNETAKDSNLPQQGSAPAPHQVQPLPTSDMHITSQSPNSRFAVTQSPTQIHSERRASKPRKPHKFLPNVSDFARGDSTYTEALLSSGRYNMSFIVSIASQAMPQNVFEYAELIKQICFLLYEDQLDSTQKVDLEDKFEELSKNITLYASTTDPTSSQLYIVVEQCFDALLKCSMMASKTDFSTKAISFLTCLMINLNYWEVYNLLNRNLDILKFLKLINFDFHECYSKFVLNYAPFKYRHIQHSSATADRFYTLRANRKSERKRRISEMLAPGDEDHGDNDDHFVNERVSADGKVSSKEKRKLKVDEKLAAHRVIKKPDLKPASARSANYDPDVIHECQLPSAEEPGKLCLRRFSRKYELIRHQDTVHSKKKKLFKCFVCVRQDPVMGPRIFTRHDTLAKHIRVNHRISGKEAKAEVAYSKKHAEIVDEGDITVHVGRRKTKVDFELRAHMNKGGAREGPDGSLEFDDEEGLSGEEGEPMIDVV from the coding sequence ATGAGCGAGGTTCTACGGAGTTCAGCGGATATACCTAGTTATGAGTCCTCATTCACGTATCCGACATCAGAGGACCCCCTTACAGTCTCCTCTGCGGTGACTTCTATTGCTGATGGCTCCAATGAGACCGCCAAAGACTCCAACTTACCTCAGCAAGGCAGTGCGCCAGCTCCTCATCAAGTGCAGCCATTACCTACATCTGATATGCATATTACCTCACAATCACCCAATTCTCGATTTGCCGTCACGCAAAGTCCCACCCAAATACATAGCGAAAGAAGGGCCCTGAAGCCCAGAAAGCCTCACAAATTTCTTCCAAATGTCTCTGACTTTGCGAGAGGCGACTCGACGTACACCGAAGCACTCCTCCTGCTGGGAAGATATAACATGTCCTTTATCGTTAGCATTGCCAGTCAGGCGATGCCACAGAACGTGTTTGAATACGCAGAGCTTATAAAACAGAtatgttttcttttgtatGAGGACCAGCTTGACCTGACCCAGAAAGTTGATCTTGAGGACAAATTTGAGgagttgagcaagaacATAACTCTTTACGCTTCCACTACAGACCctacttcttctcagctATATATTGTTGTGGAGCAATGCTTTGACGCTCTTCTTAAGTGTTCGATGATGGCTTCAAAGACAGATTTTTCTACCAAAGCGATAAGCTTCCTCACTTGTCTCATGATCAATCTCAACTACTGGGAAGTTTACAATTTGCTCAATCGAAATTTGGACATATTAAAGTTTTTAAAACTAATCAACTTTGACTTTCACGAATGCTACTCAAAATTCGTTCTTAACTACGCTCCTTTCAAGTATAGACACATTCAACACTCATCAGCTACCGCTGATAGATTCTACACTCTTAGAGCAAATCGCAAAAGCGAGAGAAAACGCCGTATATCCGAGATGTTGGCTCCAGGCGATGAAGATCATGGAGACAATGATGATCACTTTGTTAATGAACGAGTAAGTGCGGACGGCAAGGTGAGTTCGAAGGAAAAACGCAAGTTGAAGGTAGACGAGAAGTTAGCTGCACATCgtgtcatcaagaagccagACTTGAAACCAGCAAGCGCACGTTCTGCCAATTATGATCCTGACGTCATTCACGAGTGTCAGTTACCTTCAGCAGAAGAGCCCGGTAAATTGTGTCTCAGAAGATTCTCCAGGAAGTACGAATTGATAAGACATCAAGACACAGTTCacctgaagaagaagaagctcttcaaatgCTTTGTTTGTGTTAGGCAAGACCCTGTCATGGGTCCCAGAATATTCACCCGTCATGACACTTTGGCTAAGCACATACGAGTAAATCATCGTATTTCGGGTAAGGAAGCCAAGGCTGAAGTTGCATACTCAAAAAAGCACGCAGAGATTGTCGATGAGGGCGACATCACCGTCCATGTTGGTCGCAGGAAGACCAAGGTGGACTTCGAGCTTCGTGCTCATATGAATAAGGGTGGTGCCCGTGAGGGGCCAGATGGCAGCTTAGAGtttgatgacgaagaggGGCTTTCGGGAGAGGAAGGTGAGCCTATGATTGATGTTGTATAG
- a CDS encoding YidH family protein — MQIYSLRSKRLKNKDSVARDNLANERTFLAWLKTSITCVSIGIALAQLLRFTEKECKISIGSYTVIIDYGDDTALRLGKPTC, encoded by the exons ATGCAAATCTACTCGCTTCGCTCCAAGAGGCTCAAAAACAAGGACTCGGTGGCCAGAGACAAT CTCGCCAACGAGCGCACCTTTTTGGCCTGGCTCAAAACGTCCATCACTTGTGTATCTATAGGAATAGCCTTGGCCCAATTGCTACGATTTACTGAGAAAGAGTGCAAAATAAGCATTGGCTCGTATACTGTGATTATAGACTACGGGGATGACACCGCATTGAGGTTGGGGAAGCC AACATGCTAA
- a CDS encoding sterol esterase has translation MHIPLLGRLSLTEWPLVAISLLLSWLEYISNLITRLLPPTAINLMSYTLQVVYSFTASPIRFISSGGDLSSDGMPDIKYRYLSSGHEFDKVKYDRMTALLNAKDISEMCAVFGYRVESRVIRTTDDYLLTVQRISRPNAGPRNGKVIYMHHGLLMCSEIWVTMIDKDANLPFVLYELGYDVWLGNNRGNKYSHKHLRHKLNSEKFWDFSLDEFAFYDIPNTINYILEATQKESLIYVGFSQGTAQAFASVSVNPDLNKKIERIVAISPATTPHGLYSRLLDIMLKSSPVFVYLLFSRKVLMPSVLLWNRIMYPPFFDTMIDVSNYVLFNWKALNIDKLQKISSYAHLYSTTSVKTVVHWFQIISSKKFQMYHDDSNLSALNPIEYPLKNIDVPIYLIYGDSDSLVDIEVMENQLPKKYTTSYPVAGHEHLDNLWGRDAASVVFPLVLQSLDVPIANGSK, from the coding sequence ATGCATATTCCGTTGTTGGGCAGACTTTCACTTACTGAGTGGCCGCTCGTGGCCATCTCGCTATTGCTTTCCTGGCTCGAGTACATCTCCAATTTGATCACTCGGTTGCTCCCTCCCACGGCAATCAACCTCATGTCGTACACTTTGCAAGTTGTTTACAGCTTCACCGCGTCCCCGATCCGATTCATCTCCTCTGGAGGTGATCTACTGAGCGACGGAATGCCCGACATCAAGTACAGGTACTTGCTGAGCGGGCACGAGTTTGATAAGGTTAAGTACGATCGAATGACCGCTCTACTCAACGCTAAGGATATCCTGGAGATGTGCGCTGTGTTTGGATATCGTGTGGAGCTGAGGGTCATCAGAACCACAGATGATTATTTGCTTACTGTTCAGAGAATCTCGAGGCCAAACGCTGGGCCTAGAAACGGAAAAGTCATATACATGCACCATGGGCTTCTTATGTGCTCGGAAATCTGGGTCACCATGATCGATAAGGACGCAAACTTGCCGTTTGTCCTCTATGAGTTGGGCTACGACGTGTGGCTTGGGAACAACAGAGGAAACAAGTATTCTCACAAACATCTAAGACACAAGTTGAACCTGGAGAAGTTCTGggatttttctttggaCGAATTTGCCTTCTACGACATCCCAAACACCATTAATTATATTCTTGAAGCTACACAGAAGGAGTCTTTGATCTACGTTGGATTCTCGCAGGGAACGGCGCAGGCGTTTGCTAGTGTTTCTGTGAATCctgacttgaacaagaagatcgagcGCATCGTTGCCATATCACCTGCTACAACTCCTCACGGCCTCTACCTGAGGCTTCTAGACATCATGCTTAAATCTAGTCCCGTATTTGTGTACTTGCTTTTCTCAAGAAAGGTGCTCATGCCCAGTGTTTTATTGTGGAACAGAATCATGTACCCTCCCTTCTTTGACACCATGATCGATGTTTCAAACTACGTCTTGTTCAACTGGAAAGCTCTCAATATCGACAAGCTTCAGAAAATCAGTTCTTATGCTCACTTGTACTCAACCACCTCAGTCAAGACTGTCGTCCACTGGTTTCAGATCATCTCGTCGAAAAAGTTCCAGATGTACCACGACGACTCGAATCTCTCAGCACTTAATCCTATCGAGTATCCATTGAAAAACATCGACGTTCCAATCTACTTAATCTACGGTGACTCCGATCTGTTGGTGGACATAGAGGTGATGGAGAACCAGTTGCCTAAGAAGTACACTACATCATACCCTGTGGCTGGCCATGAACATTTAGACAACTTGTGGGGTAGAGATGCTGCTTCTGTTGTGTTTCCATTGGTTTTGCAGTCTCTTGACGTGCCCATTGCCAATGGCAGTAAGTAA